The following nucleotide sequence is from Candidatus Endomicrobium procryptotermitis.
GTTTAAAACTTATACTTTTTTTATACCGCTAACCGATGCCAAAAAAGCCAATAATACAACTATGCAGCAATTGTCGTCAGTCGAAATTTTAAAAACAATAAAGCAATATAAAGAACAGAACTTGCCTTATATAGTATATGCCATAGAGTTTTGGATGAGATGGATATTGGCGCTTGCGCCGATCGCATTTGCCCTTGTTGCCGTTCCGATAGGCATAATGGCCGGCAAAGGCGGAAAAGCCATAGGATTTGGAATGAGTTTGGGAGTGATTTTTGTTTATTATATGCTTTTAGTAATTGCTATGAATTTGAGTGAAAAAAATTATGCAGATCCCAAATTTATAATGTGGCTGCCAAATGCCGTTATTTCATCTGCCGGTGTATTTCTATTCATAAAAATGGTAAAAAAATAATGAAGACTTTATATTTGTACGTAAGTAGAAAATTTCTTACGATATTTTCTTTCACGTCATTCGCTTTCGGTTTTATTGTCCTTATATCTGAGCTTTTTAGAGAGCTTAGTTTTTATATGGAAAATAAAACTCCTTTTTTAATAGTTATTCAGCATCTCGTTTCAAATGTACCTTGGTGGATAATACAGGTTCTCCCTGTTTCCACTTTGCTTGCATTGCTTTTTTCATTAGGCGATCTGGCAAAAAAAAATGAAATAACAGCAATGAAAGCTGCCGGAATAAATATGTGGCGAATAATTGTTTTGTTTATGACGCTTGGTATTTTGATAGGCGGAGCTGATTTGGCTATCAGAGAACTTATTGTTCCACACACTACTGCGTTTAATGAAAAAGTAAGAAAAGAAAAAATACAAAAAGAAAAAATACAGATGCAGACAGAGTTTAAAAATCTTATAGTTTCTCTTCCGAACAATGTCCGTATGACAGTTGGATACATAGATACTAAAGAAAAGCTCATGAAAGATATTATTCTTGAAAAATACAGTGAAGATTTTTATATAGAAAGGCTGGTTCTCGCCGCAGAAGGAGTTTGGAAAAATAAAACATGGACTCTTAGAAATGGCGTTATAAGAGAGTTTGGGACAGGTTTATGGAATGAAATTTATTTTAAAGATTACGAATCCGACATACATTTGAAACCTGACGATTTTGCATTTAAAAAAATGCGTTATGAAATGATGAACACTTATGATTTTCAAAAGTATATTTATCAGCTTCAAATGTTCGCAAAAACTGCCCTGAAAGAAAGAATCGTTTTAAATATACGTTATGCTTCTGTATTTTGCCATTTGGTCGTGATGATGATAGGCATTCCTTTTGCTTTGGGGATAGGTCCGAGATTCGGTAAAATTTTAAGCTTTACGATGGCCGTGGTGGCTTCTTTCATTTATTGGGGTGTGCAGGCAATTACCCAGTCTTTAGGTGAAAATGCCATTCTCACGCCTTTTATGTCCGCATGGCTTCCAAATTTTATTTTCTTTGCCATAGGCATAGTTCTTCTCATACGCGTAAAAAAATAACAGCCTTATTATTTCACTTTGTATCAGCGGTAGTTAGTTTATTTTTTGTCTGATTGTCAATAATAAAAGCGGCAATTATATAGTTATCAGACCCACACATAACAAAAACAAAACTCCCCACATCAAAACAATGCAGGGAGTTTTTATTTTAAAGACTTATCTTATTATTTTTATATTAACGAAATAGTTTTTTTAATTCTCTCTCTAATGCAGCCTCTTCTTTTTGTTGCTGCATACTTTTACATTGCTGCCGCATTTGATTATGGCGTTGCTGTTGGTTATAAGCACTTTTCCTATCTTGTGCTTGCTGCGCATAATAACTATTAGATCTCTGCCCATAACCCCTCTCGCCTCTTTCTTCTGGAGTAATAACACCATTGGCTCCCATTGTTACTCCTGCAAATAAGACAACCGCAAACAATGCTGTGATAATTTTATTCATTTCATTTCTCCTTGATTTTATTTCTTCTTCTGCTGACCTTTCCCCAAAAGTTCGACCGCTTGTAAGTTAGTGAAAAGCTGTTTTTAATGCCATAATTTCTGCTTGTTTTTTCATGAACTCGTTTGGACTTAAACCTTTTAAAGAACTATGCGGTCTTGTTTCATTGTATTCTTTGCGCCATTCTTCTATTTTCTCTTTCGCTTCTCTTATATTCAAAAATCTGTTCTCATTCAAACATTCATCTCTTAATTTTCCATTAAAACTTTCTATGTATCCGTTTTCTACAGGCTTTCCGGGTTTTATAAAATCTAACTGTATATTATTCCTATATGCCCATTCGTCTAATACCTTGCCCGTGAACTCCGGTCCATTATCTACCGTGATTGCTTGCGGCAATTCCCTTACACCTCTTATTCGTTCCAATACTTCTACTATCCTTCTGCCGTTTATTGACGTATCAACTTCTAAATATGGGCATTCTCTCGTGTACTTATCTATTATCGTCAGTATCTTTATCTTTCTTCCGTTCCATAAACTCTCTAACACAAAATCCATCGTCATTGCTCATTGGCTTCTTTTGCTGTTTTCAACGGCATTCTTATCACTGATATTTGTTTCTTACGTCTTCTTTTTCTTAATGATAAACTCGCTTCTCTGTATATCCGTTCTGTTCTTTTATGATTTATTACATATCCTTCTCGTCTTAACAGTATATGCAACCTTGGACTTCCATATCGTCTCTTTTCATGTGCTAATTCTATCAGCCTTTCTCTTATCGCTTCATCAGTTTTCTTGCTTTTATATCTATGGCTGCTTCTGTCTATCCCTACTATTTTACATGCCCGCCTTTCCCTCAGCCCAAGACTTACTTTCAAATACTCTGCTGCTTTTCTTCTTGTCTCGGGCTCTAAAAGTTTTTTTCGTTTATTTCCTTCAACGCTCTTATATCAAGTGCCTGATCTGCTACGATGTTCTTTAACCGCCTGTTTTCTTCTTCTAATGCCTTTAGCCGTCTTAATTCGTTCACTGTTAGCCCTGAATACTTCATCTTCCATTTGTAATATGCTGCATCGCTCATCACGTGCTTCCTACATAAATCTACTATTTTTACTCCGCTTTCTGCCTCTTTCAATATCCCGATTATTTGCTCTTCACTGAATTTCTTCTTCCCCATAAAATCCTCCATTCGCTTTATTTTCCTTCTTTTTTCACTAATTCGCAAATAGTTTACTTTTTTGGGGAAAGGTCACTGCTTCTTTTTAGAATGCTTTCCAGCAACATAACCTGCGCCGCCAGTAACAACAGCTACGGCAGGAATAACTACTTTAATAAAAAACCATTTGCAAGCATGCCAACCCAATCCATAAACCGGGTTTCCCATTAACAAACCTCCTTTTATTTGTTTCGCCCTATAAAAAAAAGAGCGGCGAAATTATTTAGGCTACTAGAATAACCCGTATAATCACCGCCCTCTACCCAGCTCCGAAGAGCCGGGCAAATAGCAAACGATTATTTGTGGTTTCTAGTATGCCCTCAGACTTTTACGACTGACAAGCAAAACGCAATCTTTCTTTGCGTTCCCGACAAATAATCTTTATGTTTTAAACCTTTGTAGGCTTACATGTACAAAATATACCTCTTATATAGCTATAGATTGTTCCTCTAATTTCTTTTCATAGACATCTCTGGAAAGAGGACAATCTATTAAATCTTTAAAATCAGACTTTACCAACTTACATTGTTTTGCCATTTGAGCTAATAAATTATCTCTTAACATCTTATATTTTGTTCCTCTACTTATTTTTGTATGGACAGCTGTTTTTTTACCATCTTTTGAATAGTAAATAAATCTCCAGTGGTCTCCTCCATCTTTTAAGTTGAAGCCTTTCTTTTGGAGATTTTCTTTAATGGTCTCTCTATCTCTGCTTATAGACATTCTTAAATCTCCTTAAATGCATCTAATAAATTAGTTTTAAGTTTTTTTGCATCTTCAGACAATATATCATCATCAACTTTTGCATATTCTTCCCACAAATAACAAATATCCAACTTAATATCATTGTATAGCTCTTGTCTAGTGTATGCAAAAAGTTCCAACCCTATAGAGGGATTTTCAATAAGATATAACTGTTCTGTTTCATCTAACTTTGGAGTCAATATAAGCTGTCTTTTCGGCTTTAGCTTTATGCCGTTACATTCTATATGGTCAATTTCTATAGGGGACAAATCAACTTCTTGAATACTTATTACATCTGTTATTTTTTTTGGTTGATCATTTTCATCTAAAATAACCTGTCCCGTAATTTGGACTAAATCTCTTCTATTTTCCAAAAGCATATCTTCAACATCTTCATTATAAAAGCAGTCTAAAAGCCTTTTAGTCATTGGATGAGTTATTACAATTTTATGTTCTTCAAAATCAATGCTTACTAAACGTCCTGTCACTACAGTCATGTATTCTTCAACGACAGTTATAGTTTTATCAATAATAGTAGTTATGTTTTTTTGAATAGACTTGCTGCTGATTTCGGGAATATTATTAATTTCAACATATATAGCATCATCAGATGGTGGAAAAGCAGATCTCACATGAGATAATGCTTTTATCCTCATTTTCGGGTGAGGAAAAACTCTTTCAATCTCTTTCTCATCATTCTTTGCACTAAAAGTAAAAAAATTATCTAAAGATTCTTTTACATTAAAAACAGGTAATAAAATATCTTCTCTGTATCCTATTGAAATTGCCTGATTATAGCTACCATCTTTTGGCAATTCGCAATTTATAAAACATTGTTCCTTAATTTCTTTTGATGGTCTAAATCTCTCATTAAATGTTATACCTTGATATTGTGCAATCATTAAATATGCTAAATCCTTAACATTAGAGAGTAGGTTTATCATGTATTCAACAGGCAATTGTTGTTTATCTGCATTGCCACCTTTAAAATGAAACTCTATTTTATCTGCCATTGTTACTCCTTATTTTACAAAATACTATATTTTCCATTTTCGTAAAAAGTATACTACAAAAACACAAATATTTCATTATAAAACAATTTTTCTTACTTTTAGCTTAAACTCAAGCAGGTCTCAAAACAACAGACTTTTTAGATTTCTTTGAAGATTTCTTACTAACTATATATTTACTAACATCATGATTAACTTCATCTTTTTTTACTTTAGCAAGTTTATTCATGGTCTCTTCAAACTTCTTTTTATTATTATCCATTAATTAACTCCTCATATTGGATTCTTTTACCTGATATGTTTTCAAAAAATGTGATCCTATCTTGGAGACTAAAATCTCTTGTGTTCCACCTAAAGCAAAACATATTAGCGTACATCTGAATATGCTTCTTGCTGCACCAATGATATATGCCTTTTATATTCCTCTTAAAGTGGCTAAAAACACCTTCAATATGATTTGTTGTTACGCTGCAATTAACATACTGTTTCTGATGATGATTTACAAATTTCCGGTTCTTTAAGAATTTATATACCGGGCTTTCATCTGTATGTATAGTAGCATTTTTGGATATGTGCCGGTTAAGGATAGGCTTAATATTCTCTCTGTTTGTTTTCTCAAAGTGAACAAGTTTTAAATCCCCTGCTAATTCTTGCATTCCGAGGATTGGAGCCTTATCTCCCTGGACTTTATTATATGCCTGAGTTCTTTTGTCTTTGTGTTTATTGCTTTCTTTACCGCCGACATAGGTTTCATCCACTTCAACGATGTTTTTAAGAGGTTTTTTAAATGATTCCGTCTCCATCGCATGCTTAGCCTTTGAAGCATGAACCAAACTGTTTTTTGCGTTACGCCTAAGTCTTTTGATAGTTGTAAGTTGATATGCCTTTCTTATGAGAAGTCATCAAATAAACAGCCATAAACCACTTTAAAAGAGGTATCTTGCTATCTTCAAATATAAGTTCCAACCTTGATTGAAAACTTTACACGGCAATCAGTGCATTTATGGATATTACTGTTTTTAAAGTGGGAAATCTTCTTCACTGATCCGCAATGAGGGCAGTATTCGCCGCCTTGTCAAATTATTTTTGTTAGGTAGTTTATGCATTTCTGTTCTGTGTCGAAGACTTTCAGGAAGTCTATTAGTGAATTAAAGTTGTTCATTGTTAGAATCTCCTTAGATATGTTTTATCGTCTAAGAATATGCTACCATTTTATTTTGGGTCTGTCAAGTATATAATTGCCATAAAAGCTTTGTTACAACTCTTCAAGTTCTTCCCCTTTTTTACTGAAGACAAAAGAATATAATGATGTTATAAGAGTACACCAGCAAATGTATTTTTACTATTGTCGTCAGTACTGAAAATCATGGGAAGGTTAATATGTACTATTGTCAGTTATCGTGCTTCCGGAAGGAGTAGTGATACTTTCTATATCGGCAAAAATTGTATATGTTTCAGGCAAATACAGTTCTAAATCATCTAACGATATTTTGTAAAATTCTTTCTCTCCAGGAGCAAGTGGTTTATTCGGTTTATAGAAAATACCGCTTTTGGTATTGGTATAATCCTCACCTCTTACAGTTATTTTAAAAGATATTGACGCTATGTAATATTTTGAACCGTTATCTATTTCAAAACCTATCAAATTTTTTTCGCTGTTTATCAATCTTGTATTTTGAATTTTTATATCCGACAGCTCCGGAACTGAAGTCGTGTCGTAAAATATGCCTCCTTCTTCAGTATCATCGTTGAGCATTGTATAGTCAGCAGAAAGTTTGTTGCTGGTAAAATAATTATAATTATTATATCCGTAATAAACTGCCGTTCCTGTATAATATGGCGTGTAATAGTAGTGGTGCGCATAATGATGATGGAAA
It contains:
- a CDS encoding LptF/LptG family permease gives rise to the protein MKTLYLYVSRKFLTIFSFTSFAFGFIVLISELFRELSFYMENKTPFLIVIQHLVSNVPWWIIQVLPVSTLLALLFSLGDLAKKNEITAMKAAGINMWRIIVLFMTLGILIGGADLAIRELIVPHTTAFNEKVRKEKIQKEKIQMQTEFKNLIVSLPNNVRMTVGYIDTKEKLMKDIILEKYSEDFYIERLVLAAEGVWKNKTWTLRNGVIREFGTGLWNEIYFKDYESDIHLKPDDFAFKKMRYEMMNTYDFQKYIYQLQMFAKTALKERIVLNIRYASVFCHLVVMMIGIPFALGIGPRFGKILSFTMAVVASFIYWGVQAITQSLGENAILTPFMSAWLPNFIFFAIGIVLLIRVKK
- a CDS encoding IS1595 family transposase, which codes for MVHASKAKHAMETESFKKPLKNIVEVDETYVGGKESNKHKDKRTQAYNKVQGDKAPILGMQELAGDLKLVHFEKTNRENIKPILNRHISKNATIHTDESPVYKFLKNRKFVNHHQKQYVNCSVTTNHIEGVFSHFKRNIKGIYHWCSKKHIQMYANMFCFRWNTRDFSLQDRITFFENISGKRIQYEELING